In Halovivax gelatinilyticus, the following are encoded in one genomic region:
- a CDS encoding cbb3-type cytochrome c oxidase subunit I, protein MSDLPPKRSLKRWLVTTNHKDVGILYLTTSLVFLLLGGILALIFRAHLWESGGTGLLSGNEFNQSVTTHGLVMVFWFLSPIATGFANYLVPLQIGAKDLAFPRLNALSYWLYLFSGVLLFISFFQGGSWSGGWTIYAPLNVPMYTPGAVIEASVGGTMAIIALMMFVISITMGTINFLTTIHRQRAEGLGLWNMPLFTWSWLLTVWMMLFAFAALFAALIMLTIDRVMLTQYFATDQGSGLLWAHLFWFFGHPEVYIVFFPALGIMFETFQTFCGRRLVGRKWVIISMILVAVQSFLVWMHHMFLTTINLEVKTLFMATTIGISLPFDLMVFALIYTMVKGRVRFTTPFLFSLGALVLFILGGITGVFLGAVVLDYEFRGTYWVVAHFHYVMVSGVTALVGGLYYWWPKISGRMYHEFTGKLHFAAYFIGFNLLYFPMFLTWETPRRVFHYSGGDLIWHQMATIGAFVFGFSFLIMFANFAWSLIWGPKAPDNPWKYSRTAEWAIPSPPPLDNWPGRPSYASGTLEFVEETSAHPAGAATDGGTAATDGGTATVDATVSESTGASGDEHAHEGEHADHASIWPFMIGLGTFIMFLGMSGMTGVVVELMSDQIAAHLGTEDVSSNVNADQILGFADMNYVYLTFFLGGIGFLSYSLFMFGKEQFNAPEMEVAERWPFEGVGNTKFGVWVFLASDVIVFGAVIGAYLFMRIWAGWFTFEPIPDYTWAGLLNTYILLTSSFTVILALVMAERSNKKGLMACLGATIMLGLAFMAVKAWEWGGKFAQGDYWFSGLEYSLYYVTTGLHALHVIFGLLVGGFMLYRIYTIDAYLEDERPVEFFGLYWHFVDIVWVILFPLFYLM, encoded by the coding sequence ATGAGTGACCTTCCACCCAAGCGATCGCTCAAGCGGTGGCTGGTGACGACCAATCACAAGGACGTCGGTATCCTCTATCTCACCACCTCGCTCGTGTTCTTACTGCTGGGCGGGATTCTCGCCCTGATCTTTCGGGCTCACCTCTGGGAATCCGGAGGTACCGGGCTTCTCAGCGGAAACGAATTCAACCAGTCGGTGACGACGCACGGCCTGGTCATGGTCTTCTGGTTCCTCTCACCGATCGCCACCGGCTTTGCGAACTACTTAGTCCCGCTGCAGATCGGGGCAAAAGACCTGGCGTTCCCCCGCCTGAACGCACTCAGCTACTGGTTGTACCTGTTTTCGGGCGTCTTGCTGTTCATCTCGTTCTTCCAGGGCGGCTCCTGGAGCGGCGGGTGGACTATCTACGCTCCGCTGAACGTACCGATGTACACGCCAGGGGCCGTAATTGAGGCCTCGGTCGGCGGGACGATGGCGATCATCGCACTGATGATGTTCGTCATCTCGATCACGATGGGTACGATCAACTTCCTGACGACGATCCACCGCCAGCGGGCCGAAGGACTCGGCCTCTGGAACATGCCGCTTTTCACCTGGTCGTGGCTCCTGACGGTGTGGATGATGCTCTTTGCGTTCGCGGCCCTGTTCGCGGCGCTCATCATGCTCACGATCGATCGCGTCATGCTCACGCAGTACTTCGCGACCGACCAGGGGTCCGGATTGCTCTGGGCACACCTCTTCTGGTTCTTCGGTCACCCGGAGGTCTACATCGTCTTCTTCCCCGCGCTCGGGATCATGTTCGAGACGTTCCAGACCTTCTGCGGTCGCCGACTCGTCGGCCGGAAGTGGGTCATCATCTCGATGATCCTCGTGGCCGTCCAGTCGTTCCTCGTCTGGATGCACCACATGTTCTTGACCACGATCAACCTCGAGGTCAAGACACTGTTCATGGCGACGACGATCGGGATCTCGCTGCCGTTCGACCTGATGGTGTTCGCGCTAATCTACACCATGGTCAAAGGACGGGTACGGTTTACCACGCCGTTCCTGTTTAGCCTCGGTGCACTCGTCCTGTTCATCCTCGGCGGTATTACGGGGGTCTTCCTCGGCGCCGTCGTGCTGGACTACGAGTTCCGCGGCACCTACTGGGTCGTCGCTCACTTCCACTACGTGATGGTCTCGGGCGTCACCGCACTCGTCGGCGGTCTCTACTACTGGTGGCCGAAGATCTCGGGTCGAATGTACCACGAGTTTACGGGTAAGCTCCACTTCGCCGCCTACTTCATCGGGTTCAACCTGCTCTACTTCCCGATGTTTCTCACCTGGGAGACGCCGCGACGCGTCTTCCACTACAGCGGGGGCGATCTCATCTGGCACCAGATGGCCACGATCGGGGCGTTCGTCTTCGGATTCTCGTTCCTGATCATGTTCGCCAACTTCGCCTGGAGTCTGATCTGGGGGCCGAAGGCGCCCGACAACCCGTGGAAGTACTCGCGGACCGCAGAGTGGGCGATCCCCTCGCCACCGCCGCTCGACAACTGGCCGGGTCGTCCGAGCTACGCCTCCGGTACACTGGAGTTCGTCGAGGAGACGAGCGCCCACCCCGCCGGCGCGGCGACGGATGGCGGAACGGCGGCCACCGACGGCGGAACAGCGACCGTCGACGCGACCGTCTCGGAATCGACCGGGGCTAGCGGTGACGAACACGCCCACGAGGGCGAGCACGCCGATCACGCGAGTATCTGGCCGTTCATGATCGGGCTGGGGACGTTCATCATGTTCCTCGGCATGTCCGGCATGACTGGCGTCGTCGTCGAACTCATGAGCGATCAGATCGCAGCGCATCTCGGGACGGAAGACGTCTCGTCGAACGTCAATGCCGATCAGATCCTCGGATTCGCCGACATGAACTACGTCTATCTCACCTTCTTCCTGGGTGGGATCGGGTTCCTCTCGTACTCCCTATTCATGTTCGGGAAAGAGCAGTTCAACGCACCCGAGATGGAAGTCGCCGAGCGCTGGCCGTTCGAAGGCGTCGGCAACACGAAGTTCGGCGTCTGGGTGTTCCTCGCGTCTGACGTCATCGTCTTCGGTGCCGTCATCGGCGCCTACCTGTTCATGCGTATCTGGGCCGGCTGGTTCACGTTCGAACCGATTCCGGACTACACCTGGGCGGGTCTACTCAACACCTACATCCTGCTCACTTCGAGCTTCACCGTCATCCTCGCGCTCGTGATGGCCGAACGCTCGAACAAGAAGGGGCTGATGGCCTGTCTCGGCGCGACCATCATGCTCGGACTCGCGTTCATGGCCGTCAAGGCCTGGGAGTGGGGCGGCAAGTTCGCCCAGGGCGACTACTGGTTCAGCGGCCTCGAGTACTCGCTGTACTACGTCACGACCGGCCTGCACGCTCTGCACGTCATCTTCGGGCTGCTCGTCGGTGGCTTCATGCTCTACCGCATCTACACGATCGACGCCTACCTCGAAGACGAACGGCCGGTGGAATTCTTCGGGCTCTACTGGCACTTCGTCGACATCGTGTGGGTCATCCTCTTCCCACTGTTCTACCTGATGTAA
- a CDS encoding cytochrome C oxidase subunit IV family protein — MTSVKTYTIIYVILLALGTGKFLFFTFDFGYATAMGGTMLLAVIKSLLIAGYYQHLVDEPRSISYMMLVAVFMVFLLVIAAGYSIQ, encoded by the coding sequence ATGACGAGCGTCAAAACCTACACGATCATCTACGTGATCCTGTTGGCGCTGGGGACCGGCAAGTTCCTGTTCTTCACCTTCGACTTTGGCTATGCGACCGCAATGGGTGGAACAATGTTGCTGGCAGTGATCAAGTCACTGCTCATCGCCGGCTACTACCAGCACCTGGTCGACGAACCGAGATCGATCTCCTACATGATGCTAGTGGCCGTCTTCATGGTCTTCCTGCTCGTGATCGCCGCAGGGTACTCGATTCAATAA
- the secY gene encoding preprotein translocase subunit SecY, with product MGWKEAAEPVLTRMPTVRRPEGHVPFKRKLMWTGAILVLYFFLTNITLLGMAEGGDDLFGEFRAILAGEQGSVLQVGIGPIVTASIVLQLLGGANLLGLDTNDPRDQVLYQGLQKLLVIVMTALTAAPMVFAGEGFLPPAQELVLGSLTFGQTGVQTIMFLQIFIGGVLILYMDEVVSKWGVGSGVGLFIVAGVSQMLVAGFLSLEQGDGFFYNWWLILTGEIQIGSIVGGDGLYTLLVSEGMILALLTTLLIFAIVVYAESVRVEIPLSHSRVKGARGRFPVKLIYASVLPMILVRALQANIQFMGRIADSQTTLPSALGTYSDGEPVGGFFYYTAPIYSPDDWMWWEAGVTQEAWQVLLRLSVDLTFMVIGGAIFAIFWVETTGMGPDATAKQIQNSGMQIPGFRQNVGVVEKVMERYIPQVTVIGGALVGLLAVWANMLGTIGAVTGTGLLLAVSITYKLYEEIAEEQMMEMHPMMRQMFGKE from the coding sequence ATGGGCTGGAAGGAAGCCGCTGAACCGGTTTTGACGCGCATGCCCACGGTCCGCAGACCGGAGGGACACGTTCCCTTCAAGCGAAAGCTAATGTGGACCGGGGCGATCCTGGTACTGTATTTCTTCTTGACTAACATCACGCTCCTCGGAATGGCCGAGGGTGGTGACGACCTCTTCGGTGAGTTCCGCGCGATTCTCGCGGGTGAACAGGGGTCGGTCTTGCAGGTCGGTATCGGGCCGATCGTCACCGCCAGCATTGTCTTGCAGCTGCTCGGCGGGGCGAACCTGCTCGGACTCGATACGAACGACCCGCGGGATCAGGTTCTCTACCAGGGTCTGCAGAAGCTGCTCGTCATCGTGATGACGGCGTTGACGGCGGCGCCGATGGTCTTTGCCGGTGAAGGCTTTCTTCCACCCGCTCAGGAGCTCGTCCTGGGCAGTCTGACGTTCGGACAGACCGGCGTCCAGACGATCATGTTCTTACAGATCTTCATCGGCGGGGTGTTGATCCTCTACATGGACGAGGTCGTGAGCAAGTGGGGCGTCGGCAGCGGTGTCGGACTGTTCATCGTCGCCGGCGTGAGCCAGATGCTCGTCGCCGGATTCCTCTCGCTCGAACAGGGAGACGGATTCTTCTACAACTGGTGGTTGATCCTGACCGGCGAGATCCAGATCGGTTCGATCGTCGGCGGCGACGGTCTCTACACGTTGCTGGTCTCCGAGGGGATGATCCTCGCGTTACTGACGACGCTACTGATCTTCGCGATCGTCGTCTACGCGGAATCCGTCCGCGTCGAGATTCCGCTCAGTCACTCGCGGGTGAAGGGGGCCCGGGGTCGGTTCCCGGTCAAGCTCATCTACGCGAGCGTCCTGCCCATGATCCTCGTTCGCGCGCTGCAGGCGAACATTCAGTTCATGGGACGGATCGCTGACAGTCAAACGACCCTTCCCTCCGCCCTCGGAACCTACAGCGACGGCGAGCCCGTCGGCGGCTTCTTCTACTACACCGCGCCGATCTACTCGCCCGACGACTGGATGTGGTGGGAAGCCGGCGTCACCCAGGAGGCCTGGCAGGTACTCCTTCGACTCAGCGTCGACCTCACTTTCATGGTGATCGGTGGGGCCATCTTCGCGATCTTCTGGGTCGAGACGACGGGCATGGGTCCGGACGCCACGGCAAAGCAGATCCAGAACTCCGGGATGCAGATCCCCGGGTTCAGACAGAACGTCGGCGTCGTCGAGAAGGTCATGGAGCGCTACATCCCGCAGGTGACCGTCATCGGCGGTGCGCTCGTCGGTCTGCTCGCCGTCTGGGCGAACATGCTCGGAACCATCGGCGCGGTCACGGGAACCGGCCTGCTGCTGGCCGTCTCCATCACGTACAAGCTCTACGAGGAGATCGCCGAAGAGCAGATGATGGAGATGCACCCGATGATGCGCCAGATGTTCGGCAAGGAGTAG
- a CDS encoding uL15m family ribosomal protein, translating into MTSKKRRQRGSRTHGGGTHKNRRGAGHRGGRGRAGRSKHEFHNYEPKHKHGFKRPQDARPAVEEIDVRTLDEDAILYAAEGLAEETDDGFAIDARDVVEDGHEVDVVKVLGSGQVHDALEVTADAFSETAREKIEAAGGTATLTERAIAAAEEAETDDENTED; encoded by the coding sequence ATGACGAGTAAAAAACGACGCCAGCGAGGTTCGCGAACCCACGGCGGCGGCACGCACAAGAATCGACGTGGTGCCGGCCACCGGGGCGGACGCGGTCGCGCGGGCAGATCCAAACACGAGTTCCACAACTACGAACCGAAGCACAAACACGGCTTCAAGCGTCCACAGGACGCCCGACCGGCGGTCGAAGAGATCGACGTTCGGACGCTCGACGAGGATGCGATCCTCTACGCCGCCGAGGGTCTCGCCGAAGAGACCGACGACGGCTTCGCGATCGACGCCCGTGACGTCGTCGAGGACGGTCACGAGGTTGACGTCGTGAAGGTACTTGGCTCGGGTCAGGTACACGACGCGCTCGAGGTAACGGCGGACGCCTTCTCGGAGACCGCACGCGAGAAGATCGAAGCCGCAGGCGGGACGGCAACGCTCACAGAGCGTGCCATCGCGGCCGCCGAGGAAGCCGAGACCGACGACGAAAACACAGAGGACTAA
- a CDS encoding 50S ribosomal protein L30, translated as MKAIVQLRGEVDRSDAVDDTLAMLNVPEVNHATIVPDTDAYRGMITKVHDYVAYGEPSADVLALVLEKRAEPQEGRQSDVDEAWLAEHTDYDDFEALAEALIDGETTLRDEGLSPTLRLHPPRGGHAGIKKPTGEGGQLGKHTTEQINDLLESMR; from the coding sequence ATGAAGGCTATCGTTCAGCTCCGTGGCGAAGTCGACCGGTCGGATGCCGTCGACGACACGCTAGCGATGTTGAACGTTCCCGAGGTCAACCACGCGACGATCGTCCCGGACACGGACGCCTATCGCGGAATGATCACGAAGGTTCACGACTACGTCGCCTACGGCGAACCCAGCGCGGACGTACTCGCACTCGTCCTCGAGAAGCGAGCCGAACCCCAGGAGGGGCGCCAGTCGGACGTCGACGAGGCGTGGCTCGCCGAGCACACCGACTACGACGACTTCGAAGCGCTGGCGGAGGCACTGATCGACGGCGAAACGACGCTTCGCGACGAGGGTCTCTCCCCGACGCTTCGGCTCCACCCGCCACGCGGTGGCCACGCCGGTATCAAGAAACCGACGGGAGAAGGGGGCCAACTCGGAAAGCATACAACGGAGCAGATTAACGACCTGCTAGAATCGATGCGCTAA
- a CDS encoding 30S ribosomal protein S5, which produces MSNGYDDGWEPVTRLGRKVQEGEIDSMSAALNSGLPLKEPEIVDQLLPGLSDEVLDINMVQRMTDSGRRVKFRCVVVVGDQNGFVGYAEGRDDQVGSAIQKAIGIAKLNMLEVPRGSGSWEDRSDRPHSLTHRTSGKAGSVEVELIPAPEGLGLAASDTVRAVLELAGIENAWTRSHGNTRTTVNLAKATFNALENASKSRMPARQSSGEEAEVAER; this is translated from the coding sequence ATGAGTAACGGCTACGACGACGGGTGGGAACCCGTCACGAGATTGGGACGAAAAGTACAGGAGGGCGAGATCGACTCGATGTCGGCGGCGCTCAACTCCGGGCTCCCGCTGAAGGAACCCGAAATCGTCGATCAGCTCCTTCCGGGGCTGTCGGACGAAGTGCTCGATATCAACATGGTCCAGCGGATGACTGACTCCGGTCGGCGGGTGAAGTTCCGCTGCGTGGTCGTCGTCGGCGACCAGAACGGCTTCGTTGGCTACGCCGAAGGCCGTGACGACCAGGTCGGCTCTGCGATCCAGAAGGCGATCGGGATCGCGAAGCTGAACATGCTGGAGGTGCCCCGTGGATCGGGTTCGTGGGAGGATCGATCGGATCGCCCACACTCGCTGACCCATCGGACCAGCGGCAAGGCTGGCTCGGTCGAGGTCGAACTCATCCCAGCACCGGAAGGGCTCGGACTGGCCGCGAGCGACACCGTTCGCGCGGTGCTCGAACTCGCCGGAATCGAGAACGCCTGGACCCGAAGTCACGGAAACACTCGGACGACGGTGAACCTCGCGAAGGCGACGTTCAACGCACTCGAGAACGCCTCGAAATCTCGCATGCCCGCTCGCCAGTCGAGCGGCGAGGAAGCTGAGGTGGCAGAACGATGA
- a CDS encoding 50S ribosomal protein L18 → MATGPRYKVPMRRRREVRTDYHQRLRLLKSGKPRLVARTSNAHTRAQLITPGPQGDETHASAHSSDLAEYGWEAPTSNLPAAYLTGLLAGTRAVEAGVEEAVLDIGLNTATPGSKVFAVQEGAIDAGLEIPHNDDVLADWSRTRGEHIAEFAESRDEPLYGGDFDAADLPEHFDTVREAIINE, encoded by the coding sequence ATGGCAACAGGACCACGATATAAGGTACCGATGCGACGTCGCCGGGAGGTCCGTACGGACTACCATCAGAGGTTGCGCCTGTTGAAATCGGGCAAGCCCCGCCTCGTTGCGCGAACGAGCAACGCACACACCAGGGCGCAGCTGATCACTCCCGGACCCCAGGGCGACGAAACACACGCAAGCGCACACTCGAGCGATCTGGCCGAGTACGGCTGGGAAGCGCCGACGAGCAACCTGCCGGCGGCGTATCTAACCGGCCTGCTGGCCGGCACGCGCGCCGTCGAGGCGGGTGTCGAGGAGGCGGTCCTCGACATCGGTCTCAACACGGCGACGCCCGGTAGCAAGGTGTTCGCAGTGCAGGAGGGTGCGATCGACGCCGGTCTCGAGATACCGCACAACGACGACGTTCTCGCAGACTGGTCGCGAACCCGCGGCGAACACATCGCCGAGTTCGCGGAGTCGCGCGACGAGCCGCTGTACGGCGGCGACTTCGACGCGGCCGACCTGCCGGAACACTTCGATACGGTACGAGAGGCGATCATCAATGAGTAA
- a CDS encoding 50S ribosomal protein L19e gives MTDLSAQKRLAADVLDVGKNRIWLDPDAQSEIAQAITREEIRELVDDGTIRAEVARGNSRGRARERNAKRAYGHRKGPGKRKGKKGARQNEKEQWRNQIRAQRRKLRELRDSGELTPTEYRELYRKAGGGEFRSVRYMLTYIENEYGDD, from the coding sequence ATGACGGACCTGAGCGCACAGAAACGACTGGCGGCCGACGTACTGGACGTCGGCAAGAACCGTATCTGGCTCGACCCCGACGCCCAGAGCGAGATCGCCCAGGCGATCACGAGAGAGGAGATCCGCGAACTCGTCGACGACGGCACGATTCGTGCCGAGGTCGCTCGCGGTAACTCTCGCGGACGCGCCCGCGAACGAAACGCCAAGCGCGCCTACGGACACCGGAAGGGTCCGGGCAAGCGCAAGGGCAAGAAGGGCGCCCGTCAGAACGAGAAAGAACAGTGGCGAAATCAAATTCGGGCTCAGCGACGCAAGCTGCGCGAACTCCGCGACTCGGGTGAGCTCACGCCCACCGAGTACCGCGAACTCTACCGGAAGGCCGGTGGTGGCGAGTTCCGCAGCGTCCGCTACATGCTGACCTACATCGAAAATGAATACGGTGACGACTAA
- a CDS encoding 50S ribosomal protein L32e, whose protein sequence is MADDEPEDGVEESIDEPDGAGEDVEESVDEDVAESVDETEADDDSTDADAPEGLEDISGVGASKADALRDAGFETVDDVKEASQDALADVDGIGMALAARIKADVGDLEVDEEAEAEIEDEAEPEPEAEDVETELRPRGLVDKEPTLTDEEARLLEQRHTEGKPQFNRQDYHKKKRTPESWRRPRGGLSKQRRGIKGKGPKVQSGYRTPTAIRGKHPSGFDEVYVENPDDLEGVDGDTEAVRIASSVGGRKRERIEELAEDADIRVLNPTYVEVEVDE, encoded by the coding sequence ATGGCAGACGATGAACCGGAAGACGGTGTCGAAGAATCGATAGACGAGCCGGACGGCGCCGGCGAAGATGTCGAAGAATCGGTCGACGAAGACGTTGCAGAGTCGGTCGACGAGACCGAGGCGGACGACGACTCGACCGATGCCGACGCCCCGGAGGGTTTGGAGGACATCTCCGGCGTCGGTGCGAGCAAAGCCGATGCGCTGCGCGATGCCGGCTTCGAGACCGTCGACGACGTCAAGGAAGCGTCTCAGGACGCCCTCGCCGACGTCGACGGCATCGGTATGGCACTCGCCGCTCGTATCAAGGCGGACGTCGGCGATCTCGAAGTCGACGAGGAAGCCGAAGCCGAAATCGAAGACGAGGCCGAGCCGGAGCCGGAGGCAGAAGACGTCGAGACGGAACTGCGTCCGCGTGGTCTGGTCGACAAAGAGCCGACGCTCACGGACGAGGAGGCTCGGTTACTCGAACAGCGACACACTGAGGGTAAGCCCCAGTTCAACCGGCAGGATTACCACAAGAAAAAGCGGACGCCGGAATCCTGGCGTCGACCGCGCGGTGGACTCTCGAAGCAGCGCCGCGGTATCAAGGGCAAGGGCCCGAAGGTTCAGTCCGGCTACCGAACGCCGACGGCCATTCGAGGCAAGCACCCGAGCGGCTTCGACGAAGTGTACGTCGAAAACCCGGACGACCTGGAGGGTGTCGACGGTGACACCGAAGCCGTCCGAATCGCCTCGTCGGTTGGCGGCAGAAAGCGCGAACGCATCGAAGAACTGGCCGAGGACGCCGACATTCGCGTCCTGAATCCGACCTACGTCGAAGTGGAGGTAGACGAATGA
- a CDS encoding 50S ribosomal protein L6, with amino-acid sequence MARTTLTIPDDVSAEVDHLDVTIDGPEGTVTRRLWYPNVTVDVDDDTVVIESDRDDAKTTATVGTFESHVRNAFHGVTEGWEYEMEVFYSHFPMQVSVQGDEVVIENFLGEKAPRRTTIHGDTEVSVDGEAITLSGPNKEDVGQTAADIEQLTRVSGKDTRVFQDGVYITAKPTKGGA; translated from the coding sequence ATGGCACGTACAACACTCACCATACCCGACGACGTATCCGCCGAGGTCGACCACCTCGACGTGACGATCGACGGCCCGGAGGGGACGGTCACCCGCCGCCTCTGGTACCCGAACGTCACCGTCGATGTCGACGACGACACGGTGGTCATCGAGAGCGACCGCGACGACGCCAAAACGACGGCGACCGTCGGTACGTTCGAGAGCCACGTTCGAAACGCCTTCCACGGAGTGACCGAGGGCTGGGAGTACGAGATGGAAGTCTTTTACTCTCACTTCCCGATGCAGGTCTCCGTTCAGGGCGACGAGGTCGTCATCGAGAACTTCCTCGGCGAGAAAGCACCGCGACGAACGACCATCCACGGCGATACCGAGGTCAGCGTCGATGGCGAGGCCATCACGCTCTCGGGGCCGAACAAGGAAGACGTCGGCCAGACGGCGGCCGACATAGAACAGTTGACCCGCGTTAGCGGGAAGGACACGCGCGTCTTCCAGGACGGCGTCTACATCACCGCCAAGCCGACCAAAGGAGGTGCCTGA
- a CDS encoding 30S ribosomal protein S8, with amino-acid sequence MTGNDPLSNALSGIDNAEGVGHLSHEVSPASNVIGQVLEVFYDHGYVDGFEFVDDGKAGRFEVELNGAINECGPVKPRYSAGADEFEKWEKRFLPARDFGTLVVTTSEGIMSHYEARERGIGGQVIAYVY; translated from the coding sequence ATGACAGGGAACGACCCACTCAGTAACGCGCTCTCGGGGATCGATAACGCCGAGGGAGTTGGCCATCTGAGCCACGAGGTATCACCCGCCTCGAACGTGATCGGTCAGGTACTCGAGGTCTTCTACGACCACGGGTACGTCGACGGATTCGAGTTCGTCGACGACGGTAAAGCCGGTCGGTTCGAGGTCGAATTGAACGGAGCGATCAACGAGTGCGGCCCCGTCAAGCCACGCTACAGCGCCGGTGCCGACGAGTTCGAGAAGTGGGAGAAACGGTTTCTCCCCGCTCGGGACTTCGGCACGCTCGTCGTCACGACGAGCGAGGGCATCATGAGCCACTACGAGGCTCGCGAGCGCGGCATCGGGGGCCAGGTGATCGCGTACGTCTACTAG
- a CDS encoding 30S ribosomal protein S14 has product MSESENEQTGEHAAKRTGQRVSCQRCGRNQGLVGKYDINLCRQCFREIARDMGFKKYR; this is encoded by the coding sequence ATGAGTGAAAGTGAGAACGAACAAACTGGCGAGCACGCTGCAAAGCGGACGGGACAGCGAGTGTCCTGTCAGCGCTGTGGCCGCAACCAGGGCCTCGTCGGCAAGTACGATATCAATCTTTGCCGACAGTGTTTCCGGGAGATCGCTCGCGACATGGGATTCAAGAAGTACAGATGA
- a CDS encoding 50S ribosomal protein L5 — MSDAETAEDFHAMREPRVEKVVVHMGVGRGGRELADAEDIIEDITGQTSIRTLASATEPEFGIRQGEPIGTKVTLRGDAADEFLARALEIADLSANQFDETGNFSFGIAEHTEFPSQEYDPNIGIYGLDVTVNMVRPGYRIAKREQTTRSVPSNHRLTPEDAIPFLEANFDVEVDDE, encoded by the coding sequence ATGAGCGACGCCGAGACGGCCGAGGACTTTCACGCGATGCGCGAACCGCGCGTCGAGAAAGTTGTCGTCCACATGGGCGTCGGTCGCGGTGGCCGCGAACTGGCGGACGCCGAGGACATCATCGAGGACATCACCGGTCAGACGAGCATCCGGACGCTCGCCTCGGCGACCGAACCGGAGTTTGGCATTCGTCAGGGCGAGCCGATCGGCACGAAGGTCACCCTGCGCGGTGACGCCGCCGACGAGTTCCTGGCGCGTGCACTCGAGATCGCCGATCTCTCGGCGAACCAGTTCGACGAGACGGGCAACTTCAGCTTCGGTATCGCCGAGCACACGGAGTTCCCGAGCCAGGAGTACGATCCCAACATCGGGATCTACGGCCTGGACGTTACCGTCAACATGGTTCGACCGGGCTATCGAATCGCAAAGCGCGAACAGACCACGCGGTCGGTCCCGTCGAATCACCGATTGACGCCCGAGGACGCGATTCCGTTCCTCGAGGCGAACTTCGACGTGGAGGTAGACGATGAGTGA
- a CDS encoding 30S ribosomal protein S4e, translating into MTRHQKRLSVPKSWPVERKTATFTVKAGAGPHGEDGVPLLILLRDVLGYADSRKEARYALSTDAVLVNGDEINDEERPIGMFDILAFPDRDEYYRIFPDEGGRLTLTAIDADSAESRLGKVEGKRQVTGGVTQLSLHDGTNVTVEDEATYSANDSIVVDNESKEVVAHFPYEEGALVTAVRGNHAGKVGEVAEIDVTLGSGSNIVRVDPVDEAATDEPFETVEEYVVVIDENFIEGGAADSEDEGDDE; encoded by the coding sequence ATGACACGACACCAGAAACGACTCTCGGTACCGAAATCCTGGCCGGTCGAGCGAAAGACCGCCACCTTCACGGTGAAGGCCGGGGCGGGCCCACACGGCGAGGACGGCGTTCCGCTGCTCATCTTGCTGCGGGACGTCCTCGGATACGCCGACAGCCGGAAGGAAGCGCGATACGCGCTCTCGACGGACGCGGTGCTCGTAAACGGTGACGAGATCAACGACGAAGAACGGCCGATCGGGATGTTCGATATCCTCGCATTTCCCGATCGAGACGAGTACTACCGCATCTTCCCCGACGAGGGTGGCCGCCTGACGCTGACCGCGATCGACGCGGACTCGGCCGAGAGCCGCCTGGGGAAGGTCGAAGGCAAGCGCCAGGTCACCGGCGGGGTGACTCAGCTCTCGCTTCACGACGGCACCAACGTGACCGTCGAGGACGAGGCGACCTACAGCGCGAACGATTCGATCGTCGTCGACAACGAGTCGAAGGAGGTCGTCGCCCACTTCCCGTACGAGGAGGGCGCGCTCGTGACGGCCGTTCGCGGCAACCACGCCGGCAAAGTCGGCGAAGTCGCCGAGATCGACGTCACGCTCGGAAGCGGCTCGAACATCGTCCGGGTCGACCCGGTCGACGAGGCCGCGACGGACGAACCGTTCGAGACCGTCGAGGAGTACGTCGTCGTGATCGACGAGAACTTCATCGAGGGAGGGGCCGCTGACTCGGAAGACGAAGGTGATGACGAATGA